In Rhodobacter xanthinilyticus, a single window of DNA contains:
- a CDS encoding LysR family transcriptional regulator: MAFTLRQLRYFVAAAESGTVSGAAQSLAISQSSVTEAVRELEADLGVQLFERHPRGLEITQKGHQFLRHAAAILADVADARKAVALDREPLSGRLNVGVTSLVAGYVLSDILARFRRANPNVEVTALEDSGDYLEHLLVGGELDVAVMVTSNLRDRMALQAEILEVSPYQLWLPNGHELATRTSVAIEDLAGEPMIMLRLDEIEEATRKLLGAFGARPRVAFRTRSVEAVRSLVATGAGVALLPELVYRRWSLEGDRIVSRDVSGSLPVVQVGVVWRKGAPLAAPAREFIMAAQTQRVAR; this comes from the coding sequence ATGGCCTTCACCCTGCGCCAGCTGCGCTATTTCGTGGCCGCGGCCGAAAGCGGCACGGTCTCGGGCGCGGCGCAATCGCTCGCGATCTCGCAAAGTTCGGTCACCGAGGCGGTGCGCGAGCTCGAGGCCGATCTCGGCGTGCAGCTCTTCGAGCGCCACCCGCGCGGGCTCGAGATCACCCAGAAGGGGCACCAGTTCCTGCGCCATGCGGCGGCGATTCTGGCCGATGTGGCGGATGCGCGCAAAGCCGTCGCGCTCGACCGCGAGCCCTTGTCGGGGCGGCTCAATGTCGGCGTGACCTCGCTCGTCGCGGGCTATGTGCTCTCCGACATCCTCGCGCGGTTTCGCCGCGCCAACCCCAATGTCGAGGTTACCGCGCTCGAGGATTCGGGCGATTATCTCGAGCATCTGCTGGTCGGGGGCGAGCTCGATGTGGCGGTGATGGTGACCTCGAACCTGCGCGACCGGATGGCGTTGCAGGCCGAGATCCTCGAGGTCTCGCCCTATCAGCTGTGGCTGCCCAACGGCCATGAGCTCGCCACCCGCACCTCGGTCGCGATCGAGGATCTGGCGGGCGAGCCGATGATCATGTTGCGCCTCGACGAGATCGAGGAGGCGACGCGCAAGCTCCTGGGCGCCTTTGGCGCGCGCCCACGGGTGGCGTTTCGCACCCGCTCGGTGGAGGCGGTGCGCTCGCTCGTCGCCACCGGCGCGGGGGTCGCGCTCCTGCCCGAGCTCGTCTATCGGCGCTGGTCGCTCGAAGGCGACCGGATCGTCTCGCGCGATGTCTCGGGCAGCTTGCCGGTGGTGCAGGTGGGGGTGGTCTGGCGCAAGGGCGCGCCGCTCGCGGCGCCCGCGCGCGAGTTCATCATGGCCGCGCAAACCCAACGCGTGGCACGATAA
- a CDS encoding ABC transporter ATP-binding protein: MTSAVTMRGVSRHFGSVRAVDGVDLEIREGEFFAMLGPSGSGKTTCLRLIAGFEQPTAGHIEIFGETAEGVPPYRRNVNTVFQSYALFPHMNVRENVAFGLRVKGVGRAERARAAEEALALVELAGYGERRAGELSGGQRQRVALARALVNKPKVLLLDEPLGALDLKLREQMQEELRRLQRALGLTFVFVTHDQEEALSMADRVAVFAEGRMQQVGSAEEIYRRPASRFVADFVGSSNVIPADLAGAGPAGAWASLRPEDIRLDPAGRAARVTGRFFHGRVVKLHLDLGGQHLTALVAPAETLPEPGTETRISWDLGRVHVMEAGA, encoded by the coding sequence ATGACTTCTGCAGTGACGATGCGTGGCGTCTCGCGCCACTTTGGCTCGGTGCGCGCCGTGGATGGCGTGGACCTCGAGATCCGCGAAGGCGAGTTCTTCGCCATGCTGGGCCCCTCGGGCTCGGGCAAGACCACCTGTCTGCGGCTGATCGCGGGGTTCGAGCAACCCACCGCCGGCCATATCGAGATTTTCGGCGAGACCGCCGAAGGCGTGCCGCCCTACCGGCGCAATGTGAACACCGTGTTCCAGAGCTATGCGCTCTTCCCGCATATGAATGTGCGCGAGAACGTGGCTTTCGGGCTGCGGGTGAAGGGCGTTGGGCGTGCCGAGCGGGCGCGCGCGGCCGAAGAGGCGCTGGCGCTGGTCGAGCTGGCGGGCTATGGCGAGCGGCGCGCGGGCGAGCTCTCGGGCGGTCAGCGCCAGCGCGTGGCGCTCGCGCGCGCGCTCGTCAACAAGCCGAAGGTGTTGCTCCTCGATGAGCCCCTCGGCGCGCTCGATCTGAAGCTGCGCGAGCAGATGCAGGAAGAACTCCGCCGGCTGCAACGCGCGCTCGGACTGACCTTCGTCTTCGTCACCCATGACCAGGAAGAGGCGCTCTCGATGGCCGACCGCGTGGCGGTCTTCGCCGAGGGCCGGATGCAGCAGGTGGGCTCGGCCGAGGAAATCTATCGCCGCCCGGCGAGCCGCTTTGTCGCCGATTTCGTCGGCTCCTCGAATGTGATCCCGGCCGATCTCGCGGGCGCGGGGCCGGCGGGCGCCTGGGCGAGCCTGCGGCCCGAGGATATCCGGCTCGACCCGGCCGGGCGGGCGGCGCGCGTCACCGGGCGGTTCTTCCATGGCCGCGTGGTGAAGCTGCATCTCGATCTGGGCGGCCAGCATCTGACCGCGCTGGTCGCGCCCGCCGAGACCCTCCCCGAGCCCGGCACCGAGACCCGCATCTCCTGGGATCTGGGGCGCGTCCATGTCATGGAGGCGGGCGCATGA
- a CDS encoding aspartate/glutamate racemase family protein, translated as MLARLEGEVRAAEAAGAGAVALGCAGMAHLRDDLAARVSVPLIDGVRAAALLAAAAVRVTR; from the coding sequence GTGCTCGCGCGCCTCGAGGGCGAGGTGCGGGCGGCCGAAGCCGCGGGGGCGGGCGCGGTGGCACTTGGCTGCGCGGGCATGGCGCATCTGCGCGACGATCTGGCCGCGCGGGTCTCGGTGCCGCTGATCGACGGGGTGCGCGCGGCCGCACTTCTGGCCGCAGCGGCGGTGCGCGTCACGCGCTGA
- a CDS encoding GNAT family N-acetyltransferase, whose product MSVTLRTARAEEVALMLDWAAVEGWNPGRADASAFHAADGDGFFLAEAPGAGPVAAISVVNHSADLAFLGLYLCRPEYRGRGIGSALWRHGLAHAGVRTVGLDGVAAQEANYARAGFVRAGATRRFEGGLAGASGGGLRAVAPSDLPALIALDVAANGFARPAFLRAWLAPAPGRVSLLAEGAAGPEGLVTIRTCARGAKIGPLLAPDAGRALTLAQGAVAALGGAGPVALDLPEANRALAARLLALGFVETFATARMYRGPAPTPGPMLQAIATMELG is encoded by the coding sequence ATGAGCGTGACGCTGCGCACCGCCCGCGCCGAGGAGGTGGCGCTGATGCTCGATTGGGCCGCCGTCGAGGGCTGGAACCCCGGGCGCGCCGATGCGTCGGCCTTCCATGCGGCGGACGGCGACGGGTTTTTCCTCGCCGAAGCGCCCGGCGCGGGGCCGGTCGCGGCGATCTCGGTGGTCAACCATTCCGCCGATCTCGCCTTTCTGGGGCTTTATCTGTGCCGGCCGGAGTATCGCGGCCGCGGCATCGGCTCGGCGCTGTGGCGCCACGGGCTCGCCCATGCCGGGGTGCGCACGGTCGGGCTCGATGGCGTGGCGGCGCAGGAGGCGAATTACGCGCGCGCGGGGTTCGTGCGCGCAGGCGCCACGCGGCGCTTCGAGGGGGGGCTCGCCGGCGCGTCGGGCGGGGGCCTGCGCGCGGTCGCGCCCTCCGATCTGCCCGCGCTGATCGCGCTTGATGTCGCCGCGAACGGCTTTGCCCGGCCCGCCTTCCTGCGCGCCTGGCTCGCGCCCGCGCCGGGGCGGGTGAGCCTTCTGGCCGAGGGCGCGGCGGGGCCGGAGGGGCTCGTGACGATTCGCACCTGCGCGCGGGGCGCCAAGATCGGCCCGCTCCTCGCCCCCGATGCGGGGCGCGCGCTCACGCTGGCGCAGGGCGCGGTGGCCGCCTTGGGCGGCGCGGGCCCGGTGGCGCTCGATCTGCCCGAGGCGAACCGGGCGCTCGCGGCGCGGCTCCTCGCGCTCGGCTTTGTCGAGACCTTCGCCACCGCGCGGATGTATCGCGGCCCCGCGCCCACGCCCGGCCCGATGTTGCAAGCGATCGCGACGATGGAGCTCGGCTGA
- a CDS encoding ABC transporter permease, which translates to MSEAIFPPRQGLAPRAVEWILRHPGLFTLLMVLPIVLWLGIVYIGALIALLMQSFFSIDEFSGVVVREPTLKTYAELLRPANFDIIARTVVMAASVTLASVALAFPIAYFAARYAKGRLKALFYIGVMLPLWSSYLVKVYAWKLVLAKEGILTWIFAKLHLGWLLDAVLGLPVVGGNSLSVSYLGTFLVFTYIWLPYMIIPMQAALERVPAPLLEAAADLGATPRQSFWMVLAPLALPGVVAGSIFTFSLTLGDYIIPQIVGSGRLFLGQAVYMQQGTAGNIPLAAAFTVVPIVIMGVYLTIARKLGAFDAL; encoded by the coding sequence ATGAGCGAGGCGATTTTCCCGCCGCGTCAAGGCCTTGCGCCGCGCGCGGTGGAATGGATCTTGCGCCATCCGGGGCTCTTCACGCTTCTCATGGTGCTGCCGATCGTGCTTTGGCTCGGCATCGTCTATATCGGCGCGCTGATCGCGCTCCTGATGCAGAGCTTCTTCTCGATCGACGAATTTTCCGGCGTGGTGGTGCGCGAGCCGACGCTGAAGACCTATGCGGAACTGCTGCGCCCGGCGAATTTCGACATCATCGCGCGCACCGTGGTGATGGCGGCTTCGGTGACGCTCGCCTCGGTGGCGCTCGCCTTCCCGATCGCCTATTTCGCCGCGCGCTATGCCAAGGGCCGGCTCAAGGCGCTCTTCTATATCGGGGTGATGCTGCCCCTGTGGTCGAGCTATCTGGTCAAGGTCTATGCTTGGAAACTGGTGCTCGCGAAGGAAGGCATCCTGACCTGGATCTTTGCCAAGCTGCATCTGGGCTGGCTCCTCGACGCGGTGCTCGGCCTGCCGGTGGTGGGGGGCAACTCGCTCTCGGTGAGCTATCTCGGCACCTTCCTCGTCTTCACCTATATCTGGCTGCCCTACATGATCATCCCGATGCAGGCCGCGCTCGAGCGCGTGCCCGCGCCGCTCCTCGAGGCGGCGGCCGATCTCGGCGCCACCCCGCGCCAGAGCTTCTGGATGGTGCTCGCGCCGCTCGCGCTGCCGGGCGTCGTGGCGGGGTCGATCTTCACCTTCTCGCTCACCTTGGGCGATTACATCATCCCGCAGATCGTGGGCTCGGGGCGGCTCTTCCTCGGCCAGGCGGTCTACATGCAGCAAGGCACGGCCGGCAATATCCCGCTCGCCGCCGCCTTCACCGTGGTGCCGATCGTGATCATGGGCGTCTATCTGACGATCGCCCGCAAACTGGGGGCTTTCGATGCACTCTGA
- the rocF gene encoding arginase — translation MPKTILIGAPIQSGAAQPGCLMGPASLRTAGLPAVLAELGWQVEDRGDLAIGAQAARAHANPAIHDLAETAAWIGALTEAAYAAARESDRPVFLGGDHALAAGTIAGVARAAAEAGAPLFVLWLDAHTDLHTLATTESGNLHGTPVAYLIGEEGFSDYPPLSHPVAPENICMMGIRSVDPAERARLRACPIEVHDMRALDETGVLAPLRAFLARVRAAGGRLHVSLDVDFLDPAIAPAVGTTVPGGATFREAHLIMEELCDAGLVTSLDLVELNPFLDERGRTAKLLTDLTASLFGRRVLDRMTRSFG, via the coding sequence ATGCCCAAGACCATTCTGATCGGCGCGCCGATCCAATCCGGCGCGGCGCAACCGGGCTGCCTGATGGGGCCGGCGAGTCTGCGCACGGCGGGGCTGCCGGCGGTTCTGGCCGAGCTCGGCTGGCAGGTCGAGGACCGCGGCGATCTGGCGATCGGGGCGCAGGCGGCGCGCGCGCATGCCAACCCCGCGATCCATGATCTGGCCGAGACCGCGGCCTGGATCGGGGCGCTGACCGAGGCCGCCTACGCCGCCGCGCGCGAGAGCGACCGGCCGGTGTTTTTGGGCGGCGATCATGCGCTCGCGGCCGGCACGATCGCGGGCGTGGCGCGCGCCGCGGCCGAGGCGGGGGCGCCGCTCTTCGTGCTCTGGCTCGATGCCCATACCGATCTGCACACGCTCGCAACCACCGAAAGCGGCAACCTGCATGGCACGCCGGTGGCCTATCTGATTGGCGAGGAAGGGTTTTCCGACTATCCGCCGCTCAGCCACCCGGTCGCGCCGGAAAACATCTGCATGATGGGCATTCGCTCGGTCGACCCGGCCGAGCGCGCCCGGCTGCGCGCCTGCCCGATCGAGGTCCATGACATGCGCGCGCTCGATGAAACCGGGGTGCTGGCGCCTTTGCGGGCGTTTTTGGCGCGCGTGCGGGCGGCGGGCGGGCGGCTCCATGTCAGCCTCGATGTCGATTTCCTCGACCCCGCGATCGCGCCTGCGGTCGGCACCACCGTGCCCGGCGGCGCCACCTTCCGCGAGGCGCATCTGATCATGGAGGAGCTCTGCGACGCGGGCCTCGTGACCTCGCTCGACCTCGTCGAGCTCAACCCTTTCCTCGATGAGCGCGGCCGCACCGCGAAACTCTTGACCGACCTCACCGCGAGCCTCTTCGGGCGGCGCGTGCTCGACCGGATGACCCGCAGCTTCGGCTGA
- a CDS encoding ABC transporter substrate-binding protein yields the protein MVWAQGIKNITLRQFGTGVSNLNEVGQKVKEDLGFTLEMTALDSDSVTQRAATQPDSFDIADIEYWICKKVWPTGNLQAMDVSKIKNYDKIVGIFRSGKLTPESVIAQGTAPHTVGFVDGPGATSFAAEETGWMTLIPTIYNADTLGIRPDLIVRPIETWAELLNPEFKGKASILDISSIGIMDMAMVCEAMGEIKYADKGNMTREEIDKTIGIFMEAKKAGQFRAFWKSFDESVNLMASGEVVIQSMWSPAITAVKTRGIPCVYQPHKEGYRSWGGGLGLSKSLSGIELDAAYEYINWYLSGWVGGFLMRQGYYSAVPETSKEYMSANEWGYWFEGKPGAEDITNPFGDVMAKAGELRDGGSFYERMGHVACWNSVMDENQYMVRKWNEFIAA from the coding sequence ATGGTCTGGGCGCAGGGGATCAAGAATATCACCCTGCGCCAGTTCGGCACCGGCGTGTCGAACCTCAACGAGGTCGGCCAGAAGGTGAAGGAAGATCTCGGCTTCACCCTCGAGATGACCGCGCTCGACAGCGACAGCGTGACCCAGCGCGCCGCCACCCAGCCCGACAGTTTCGACATCGCCGATATCGAATACTGGATCTGCAAGAAGGTCTGGCCGACCGGCAACCTGCAGGCGATGGATGTCTCGAAGATCAAGAATTACGACAAGATCGTCGGCATCTTCCGCTCGGGCAAGCTGACGCCCGAGAGCGTGATCGCGCAGGGCACCGCGCCGCATACCGTGGGCTTTGTCGACGGCCCCGGCGCGACCAGCTTCGCCGCTGAGGAGACCGGCTGGATGACGTTGATCCCGACGATCTACAACGCCGATACGCTGGGCATCCGCCCCGATCTGATCGTCCGCCCGATCGAGACCTGGGCGGAGCTGCTGAACCCCGAGTTCAAGGGCAAGGCCTCGATCCTCGACATTTCCTCGATCGGGATCATGGATATGGCGATGGTCTGCGAGGCGATGGGCGAGATCAAATATGCCGACAAGGGCAATATGACCCGCGAAGAGATCGACAAGACGATCGGGATCTTCATGGAGGCGAAGAAAGCCGGCCAGTTCCGCGCCTTCTGGAAGTCGTTTGACGAGTCGGTGAACCTGATGGCCTCGGGCGAGGTGGTGATCCAGTCGATGTGGTCGCCCGCGATCACCGCGGTGAAGACGCGCGGGATCCCTTGCGTCTATCAGCCGCACAAAGAGGGCTATCGGAGCTGGGGTGGCGGGCTTGGCCTGTCGAAATCGCTCTCGGGGATCGAGCTCGATGCGGCTTACGAATATATCAACTGGTATCTCTCGGGCTGGGTCGGCGGCTTCCTGATGCGGCAGGGCTATTACTCGGCGGTGCCGGAGACCTCGAAGGAATACATGTCGGCCAATGAATGGGGCTACTGGTTCGAGGGCAAGCCCGGGGCCGAGGATATCACCAACCCGTTCGGCGATGTGATGGCGAAGGCGGGCGAGCTGCGCGACGGGGGCTCGTTCTATGAGCGGATGGGCCATGTCGCGTGCTGGAACTCGGTGATGGATGAGAACCAGTACATGGTGCGCAAGTGGAACGAGTTCATCGCGGCGTGA
- a CDS encoding ABC transporter substrate-binding protein, with protein MTQFLKAGASAFALAAAIGTGLAGPAAAEMLDALGTPEGALSIVAWPGYIERGETDPAYDWVSKFEEATSCKVEVKTAGTSDEMVSLMNQGGFDLVTASGDASLRLIAGKKVAPINTALIPHWNRVDDRLKDAPWHTSEGVHYGVPFMWGPNVLMYNTETFKEAPTSWSVVFEPQDLPDGKPNEGRVQAYDGPIYIADAALYLKATRPELGIENPYELNEDQYAAALELLKGQRKLVSRYWHDAMVQIDDFKNEGMVASSSWPFQVNLLKAEGQPVGSTVPVEGASGWADSLMLHSEAAHPTCAYLFMEHALNSNLQSDLSVWFGAVPSVPEACTDGSGMQTAEGCAANGLGDFDKIWFWRTPTSSCEAGGCVPYHRWVSDYIAVMGG; from the coding sequence ATGACCCAATTTCTCAAGGCCGGCGCCTCGGCCTTTGCGCTTGCGGCGGCGATCGGCACGGGGCTTGCGGGCCCGGCTGCGGCCGAGATGCTCGACGCGCTCGGCACGCCCGAGGGCGCGCTCTCGATCGTGGCCTGGCCGGGCTATATCGAACGCGGCGAGACCGACCCGGCCTATGACTGGGTGAGCAAATTCGAGGAGGCGACGAGCTGCAAGGTCGAGGTCAAGACCGCCGGCACCTCCGACGAGATGGTCTCGCTGATGAACCAGGGCGGCTTTGACCTCGTGACCGCTTCGGGCGACGCCTCGCTGCGGCTGATCGCGGGCAAGAAGGTCGCGCCGATCAACACCGCACTGATCCCGCATTGGAACCGGGTCGATGACCGGCTGAAGGACGCGCCCTGGCACACCTCGGAGGGCGTGCATTACGGCGTGCCCTTCATGTGGGGGCCGAATGTGCTGATGTATAACACCGAGACCTTCAAGGAGGCGCCGACGAGCTGGTCGGTGGTGTTCGAGCCGCAGGATCTGCCCGATGGCAAGCCCAACGAGGGCCGCGTGCAGGCCTATGACGGCCCGATCTACATCGCCGACGCGGCGCTTTACCTCAAGGCCACGCGCCCCGAGCTCGGCATCGAGAACCCCTATGAGCTCAACGAGGATCAATATGCCGCGGCGCTCGAGCTCCTAAAGGGCCAGCGCAAGCTCGTCTCGCGCTACTGGCACGACGCGATGGTGCAGATCGACGATTTCAAGAACGAGGGCATGGTCGCCTCCTCGAGCTGGCCGTTCCAGGTCAACCTCCTGAAGGCCGAGGGCCAGCCCGTCGGCTCGACCGTGCCGGTCGAGGGCGCGAGCGGCTGGGCCGACAGCCTGATGCTCCATTCCGAGGCCGCGCATCCGACCTGCGCCTATCTCTTCATGGAACATGCGCTCAACTCGAACCTGCAATCGGATCTCTCGGTCTGGTTCGGCGCCGTGCCCTCGGTGCCCGAGGCCTGCACCGACGGCTCGGGGATGCAGACCGCCGAGGGCTGCGCCGCCAATGGCTTGGGTGATTTCGACAAGATCTGGTTCTGGCGCACGCCGACCTCGTCTTGCGAGGCGGGCGGCTGCGTGCCCTATCACCGCTGGGTGTCCGATTATATCGCCGTGATGGGCGGCTGA
- a CDS encoding GntR family transcriptional regulator, which produces MDAPVSETTADGIAADLALAIHEHRIAPGAKLAEDEVGEIFGVSRTVVRAALQRLAHDRLVELKRNRGAFVAQPSVREAREVFEARALLEPRTARSAAERVTPEDLAALRHHIDEEHAALHAGQMGRALYLSGLFHIEIARIAQQATIAEFISQLVARSSLIIALYWQRRAALCESHAHHALLDAMAARDGARAEELMKSHLLDLLSSLDLRNTPSAPRSLKEALGG; this is translated from the coding sequence ATGGACGCACCCGTTTCCGAAACCACCGCCGATGGCATCGCCGCGGATCTTGCGCTCGCGATCCATGAACACCGCATCGCGCCGGGCGCGAAACTCGCCGAGGATGAGGTGGGCGAGATCTTCGGCGTCTCGCGCACGGTGGTGCGCGCCGCACTCCAACGCCTCGCCCATGACCGGCTGGTCGAGCTCAAGCGCAACCGCGGCGCCTTTGTCGCCCAGCCCAGCGTGCGCGAGGCGCGCGAGGTCTTCGAGGCGCGCGCGCTTTTGGAGCCGCGCACTGCGCGCTCGGCCGCCGAGCGCGTCACGCCCGAGGATCTGGCCGCGCTGCGCCACCATATCGACGAGGAACATGCCGCGCTCCATGCCGGGCAGATGGGCCGCGCGCTCTATCTCTCGGGGCTCTTCCACATCGAGATCGCCCGGATCGCCCAACAGGCGACGATCGCGGAGTTCATCAGCCAGCTTGTCGCGCGCTCCTCGCTGATCATCGCGCTTTACTGGCAACGCCGCGCGGCGCTGTGCGAGAGCCACGCCCATCACGCGCTGCTCGATGCGATGGCGGCGCGGGACGGGGCGCGGGCGGAGGAGCTGATGAAGAGCCACCTGCTCGACCTGCTCTCCTCGCTCGATCTGCGCAACACGCCCTCGGCGCCGCGCTCGCTCAAGGAGGCGCTGGGGGGATGA
- a CDS encoding ABC transporter permease: protein MHSETRAPLALKLSAAAGLVFLLAPIALIFLYAFSTEEKSFQWPPPGFTLKWLGVTLGRGDVWEALGLSVKVAAISTAIALIMGTLTAAAVARSRFFGRETISLLVILPIALPGIITGISLRSAFALLEIPFSTWTIVLGHATFCIVIVYNNAVARFRRQNAALIDAAMDLGADGLQTFRLVILPNIATALLAGGMLAFALSFDEVIVTTFTAGQQTTLPIWMLEELVRPRQRPVTNVVAMAVVLVTVIPIVAAYYLTRDGESTAGAEK from the coding sequence ATGCACTCTGAGACCCGTGCGCCGCTTGCGCTCAAACTCTCCGCCGCCGCCGGGCTCGTCTTCCTGCTCGCGCCGATCGCGCTGATCTTCCTCTATGCCTTCTCGACCGAGGAAAAGAGCTTCCAATGGCCGCCGCCGGGCTTCACGCTGAAATGGCTCGGTGTCACGCTCGGGCGCGGCGATGTCTGGGAGGCGCTCGGCCTCTCGGTCAAGGTCGCGGCGATCTCGACGGCGATCGCGCTCATCATGGGCACGCTCACCGCCGCCGCCGTGGCGCGCTCGCGCTTCTTCGGCCGCGAGACGATCTCGCTCCTCGTGATCTTGCCGATCGCGCTGCCCGGCATCATCACCGGCATCTCGCTGCGCTCGGCCTTCGCGCTCCTCGAGATCCCGTTCAGCACCTGGACGATCGTGCTCGGTCACGCGACCTTCTGCATCGTGATCGTCTACAACAACGCGGTCGCGCGGTTCCGCCGCCAGAATGCGGCGCTGATCGATGCGGCGATGGATCTGGGCGCGGATGGGCTGCAGACCTTCCGTCTGGTGATCTTGCCCAATATCGCGACCGCTCTGCTCGCCGGGGGCATGCTCGCCTTCGCGCTCAGCTTCGATGAGGTGATCGTGACCACCTTCACCGCGGGGCAGCAAACCACGCTGCCGATCTGGATGCTCGAAGAGCTCGTGCGCCCGCGTCAACGCCCGGTGACCAATGTGGTCGCGATGGCGGTGGTGCTGGTCACGGTGATCCCGATCGTGGCCGCCTATTACCTGACCCGCGACGGCGAATCGACCGCCGGCGCCGAGAAATGA
- a CDS encoding ATP-binding cassette domain-containing protein: MSYVLEGEGLTQDYHIPGGLFGKARVLRAVKGASFRLEKGRTLAIVGESGSGKSTLARIIALIDRQSGGTLKITGETVDIGRHRPKPSLRSKVQMVFQNPYGSLNPRQKVGDVLMEPLLLNTDLPAPERRARAEAMLAKVGLAPEHFNRYPHMFSGGQRQRIAIARALMLNPALLVLDEPVSALDLSVQAQVLNLLADLQQEFGLTYVFISHDLSVVRYIADEVMVMNKGEVVEQGSREAVFADPQHAYTRQLFAATPITDVEAIRARVARRKALLAGA, translated from the coding sequence ATGAGCTATGTTCTCGAAGGCGAGGGCCTGACCCAGGATTACCACATCCCCGGCGGGCTCTTTGGCAAGGCGCGGGTGCTGCGCGCGGTGAAGGGGGCGAGTTTCCGCCTCGAAAAGGGCCGCACGCTCGCCATCGTGGGCGAGTCGGGCTCGGGCAAATCGACGCTCGCGCGGATCATCGCGCTGATCGACCGGCAATCGGGCGGCACGCTGAAGATCACCGGCGAGACGGTCGATATCGGGCGGCACCGGCCGAAACCCTCGCTGCGCTCGAAGGTGCAGATGGTGTTCCAAAACCCCTATGGCAGCCTCAACCCGCGCCAGAAGGTGGGCGATGTGCTGATGGAGCCCTTGCTGCTCAACACCGACCTGCCCGCCCCCGAGCGGCGCGCCCGCGCCGAGGCGATGCTCGCCAAGGTCGGCCTCGCGCCCGAGCATTTCAACCGCTACCCGCATATGTTCTCGGGCGGCCAGCGCCAGCGGATCGCGATCGCGCGGGCCTTGATGCTCAACCCCGCGCTTCTGGTCCTCGACGAGCCGGTCTCGGCGCTCGATCTTTCCGTGCAGGCGCAGGTGCTCAACCTGCTCGCCGATCTGCAACAGGAATTCGGCCTGACCTATGTGTTCATCAGCCATGACCTCTCGGTCGTGCGCTATATCGCCGATGAGGTGATGGTGATGAACAAGGGCGAGGTGGTCGAACAGGGCTCGCGCGAGGCGGTCTTTGCCGATCCGCAACACGCCTATACCCGCCAGCTCTTCGCCGCGACGCCGATCACCGATGTCGAGGCGATCCGGGCCCGGGTGGCGCGCCGCAAGGCGTTGCTCGCAGGCGCCTGA
- a CDS encoding TOBE domain-containing protein — protein MGGHNLLRLEGAAYAVRSDAVRLAGPGEGLAAVATAVEYQGDRVALSARTGADEEIVALIPEEAFFARPISPGEAVSLGWDAGRAHRLEA, from the coding sequence ATGGGCGGGCATAATTTGCTGCGTCTCGAGGGGGCGGCCTATGCGGTGCGCTCGGATGCGGTGCGGCTTGCGGGCCCCGGCGAGGGGCTCGCGGCGGTGGCGACCGCGGTCGAATATCAGGGCGACCGGGTGGCGCTGAGCGCGCGCACCGGCGCCGATGAGGAGATCGTCGCGCTGATCCCCGAAGAGGCGTTCTTCGCGCGCCCGATTTCGCCCGGCGAGGCGGTGAGCCTTGGCTGGGACGCGGGGCGGGCCCACCGCCTCGAAGCCTGA